One part of the Triplophysa dalaica isolate WHDGS20190420 chromosome 25, ASM1584641v1, whole genome shotgun sequence genome encodes these proteins:
- the LOC130415678 gene encoding endonuclease domain-containing 1 protein-like, whose product MMFVFRSAVLFILVFPAIDSELVDFSKCREFFFEGLSPVIPGILENSTPQIGRYKTICQKQENSYRFATFYDTRNRIPVFSAYKFTAAANISRIRDGWMIEPQLELLKDEMGMSYENQAMDEDYYNNTCNVDRGHLFPSCHSPDQVFSRSTFTLTNTVPQKQSFNEGSWNRMEIKTKDMMGNYCRDEMDQNNVLAHVLTGAVPGNSKLKERVNIPSFMWMTFCCYNISSESWISQAYWAPNEDENKADNIKIAEINLQELQNSLSTKWVKITQLFNNNCKK is encoded by the exons ATGATGTTTGTCTTTAGATCCGCTGTGTTGTTCATTCTGGTATTTCCAGCCATCGACTCTGAACTTGTAGACTTCAGTAAGTGTAGAGAGTTTTTCTTTGAAGGACTGTCTCCAGTGATTCCTGGCATTCTGGAGAATTCAACCCCCCAGATTGGTCGATACAAAACGATCTGTCAAAAACAGGAGAACAGCTATAGATTTGCGACATTCTATGACACAAGAAACAGGATTCCAGTTTTCTCAGCTTACAAATTCACTGCGGCTGCAAATATCTCAAGAATACGAGACGGATGGATGATTGAGCCCCAG CTGGAACTCCTCAAGGATGAGATGGGCATGTCATATGAAAATCAAGCCATGGATGAAGACTACTACAATAATACATGTAATGTGGATCGCGGTCATTTGTTTCCCAGCTGTCATTCACCTGATCAGGTCTTCTCTCGATCTACATTCACGTTGACCAACACTGTGCCACAAAAGCAAAGCTTCAATGAAGGCAGCTGGAATCGCATGGAAATAAAGACTAAAGATATGATGGGTAACTACTGCCGTGATGAAATGgatcaaaataatgttttggctCATGTGTTGACAGGAGCTGTACCTGGCAACAGTAAACTAAAGGAGCGAGTGAATATTCCATCATTCATGTGGATGACATTCTGCTGCTATAACATCTCCAGTGAGTCGTGGATCTCTCAAGCTTACTGGGCTCCAAATGAAGATGAAAACAAAGCCGACAACATCAAGATTGCTGAAATAAACCTGCAAGAATTACAAAACAGTCTGAGTACAAAATGGGTGAAAATCACACAGCTATTTAATAACAACTGCAAAAAATGA
- the LOC130415218 gene encoding endonuclease domain-containing 1 protein-like — protein MRLLVESVVCVLLPLSFPGIVSRLEKSFTACDDLFFQGKSPVIPGLLENSVTLDKRYKIICQTYKDKIRFATLYDTDNKIPVFSAYKYTGTNEFMKPEIPRIWMTEDQLEQHSDPEMQYPFQYQARNEDYWIKDRGIKSEVTRGTLFSMKHTADLETAESTFTLTNTVPEEVGFRERIGTLENEFKNLMDNNCLDNNNKIAAYVLTGATPAILNASSVPQRLGKRLGRRSASSKCLELVLSKLPEVYEPVMSNLPEVFKPVLSGLPEVFKPVLSGLPEVFKPVLSGLPVVFEPILSGLPEVFEAVLFGLPEFSEPVPSGLPDVNMSPGHTFLE, from the exons ATGCGTCTGTTAGTCGAGAGTGTCGTCTGCGTGCTGCTGCCGCTGAGCTTTCCAGGCATCGTCTCCAGACTTGAAAAAAGCTTCACTGCGtgtgatgatttattttttcaggGGAAGTCTCCAGTTATTCCTGGTCTTCTAGAGAATTCCGTCACGTTGGATAAACGTTACAAAATAATCTGTCAGACATATAAGGACAAGATCAGGTTTGCGACACTTTACGACACAGATAACAAGATTCCTGTCTTCTCTGCTTACAAATACACCGGGACAAATGAGTTCATGAAACCAGAAATTCCACGAATTTGGATGACTGAGGATCAG CTTGAACAACATTCAGATCCTGAAATGCAATACCCGTTTCAGTATCAGGCTAGGAATGAAGACTACTGGATAAAAGACAGAGGTATTAAAAGTGAAGTTACCCGCGGTACCTTGTTTTCTATGAAGCACACAGCTGATCTTGAAACTGCAGAATCCACATTTACTCTGACCAACACTGTGCCAGAGGAAGTAGGCTTCAGGGAAAGAATTGGGACTCTGGAAAATGAATTTAAGAATTTAATGGACAATAACTGTCTTGATAACAATAATAAGATTGCTGCCTACGTGCTGACAGGAGCCACACCTG CCATTCTGAACGCCTCTTCAGTGCCTCAACGCCTTGGGAAACGGCTTGGACGCCGAAGCGCATCCTCAAAGTGCCTCGAGCTGGTTCTGTCGAAACTTCCAGAGGTCTACGAGCCGGTCATGTCCAACCTTCCAGAGGTCTTCAAGCCGGTTCTTTCCGGTCTTCCAGAGGTCTTCAAGCCGGTTCTTTCCGGTCTTCCAGAGGTCTTCAAGCCGGTTCTTTCCGGTCTTCCAGTGGTCTTCGAGCCGATCCTTTCTGGTCTTCCAGAGGTCTTTGAGGCGGTCCTGTTTGGCCTCCCTGAATTCTCCGAGCCCGTCCCGTCCGGTTTACCAGACGTCAACATGTCACCAGGACACACTtttttggaatga